Proteins from one Palaemon carinicauda isolate YSFRI2023 chromosome 26, ASM3689809v2, whole genome shotgun sequence genomic window:
- the LOC137619809 gene encoding uncharacterized protein, producing MELDEEDKELITEDELRRAVMGNKNFAPGDDVLTYQVLRLLQKVPGNPLLQLYNVCDQHGYVPAAWTITTIIPIPKPGTDKYWSIPLNSCFSKAFERVLLTRLRYRLQEKFSPHFYGFLPQRSTHHSLSELYSRLSYNNVVAFLDINFFYIANRDIILDQLVKFGVRGNLLKLINGYPSNRNHVFS from the coding sequence ATGGAATTagacgaggaggacaaagagctgatcacTGAGGATGAGCTGCGACGTGCCGTTATGGGAAATAAAAACTTTGCTCCTGGAGATGATGTccttacttatcaagtgcttcgtctcctccagaaggttcctggaaatcctcttctacaattgtataatGTTTGCGACCAACAtggatatgtacctgctgcctgGACCATTACCACAATTATTCCTATCCCAAagcctggaactgataaatacTGGTCTATCCCCCTCAACTCATGTTTTAGTAAAGCGTTTGAGCGTGTATTACTAACCCGGCTAAGGTACCGGCTACAAGAAAAATTTTCTCCCCATTTTtatggctttcttccacagaggagtactcatcacTCTTTATctgaactctactcccgattgtcctACAACAATGTAGTTGCCTTCCTTGACATCAACTTTTTTTATATAGCCAACAgggatataattcttgatcagcttgtcaaatttggtgtcagaggaaaccttctgaagttAATAAACGGTTATCCCAGTAACAGAAATCACGTGTTTTCTTGA